One Thunnus thynnus chromosome 21, fThuThy2.1, whole genome shotgun sequence DNA segment encodes these proteins:
- the chst2b gene encoding carbohydrate sulfotransferase 2, with amino-acid sequence MRGKQYHQPLKLTAPWEKDAGFGRKLKTYRNHTKIIAQPGIVMKVLRRKRIVLFMAYFLLLVLTMLNLANYKWTKEPQQCNHQMRSTTYQSRSDIRFLYRPSLAKKRQLIYVLTTWRSGSSFFGELFNQNPEVFFLYEPMWHIWQKLYPGDAVSLQGAARDMLSSLYRCDLSVFQLYNSPGGKNFTSLGLFGATLNKVVCSYPLCSAYRKEVVGMVDDKVCKKCPPQSLRLLEEECLKYNTIVIKGVRILDVNVLAPLMEDPSLDLKVIHLVRDPRAVANSRIKSRHGLIRENLQVVRSRDPKLRRIPFVDPGHKANKKDGSDYHSIGAMEVICDRTSRTLRTALNPPSWLKGKYMAVRYEDLVENPVKTLRNIYRFANLTTNHDIESFALNMTSGSSSSSKPFIVSSRNATQAASAWRTVLSIQQIKQVEDYCHHAMSVLGYERVRTAGEAKDLSKSLLTHSKL; translated from the coding sequence ATGAGAGGCAAACAATATCATCAACCACTGAAGTTGACAGCGCCTTGGGAGAAGGATGCTGGCTTTGGGAGGAAGCTTAAAACCTACAGGAATCATACCAAGATAATAGCACAGCCTGGGATCGTGATGAAAGTCCTCCGCAGGAAGAGAATTGTGTTATTTATGGCCTATTTCTTGCTGCTGGTACTCACTATGCTTAACTTGGCTAATTATAAATGGACTAAGGAGCCACAGCAGTGTAATCATCAGATGAGGAGCACCACTTATCAGAGCAGATCTGACATTCGCTTCCTGTACCGGCCCTCTCTGGCCAAAAAGAGACAGCTTATCTATGTTCTGACTACCTGGAGGTCAGGCTCGTCCTTCTTTGGGGAGCTTTTTAACCAAAATCCTGAAGTGTTCTTCTTGTACGAGCCGATGTGGCACATCTGGCAGAAACTCTACCCGGGTGATGCAGTGTCTTTACAAGGGGCAGCCAGGGACATGCTTAGCTCCTTATACCGCTGTGATTTGTCTGTTTTCCAACTTTACAACAGCCCCGGGGGCAAGAATTTCACCTCCTTGGGACTATTTGGGGCCACCCTCAATAAAGTGGTGTGCTCCTATCCCCTCTGCTCAGCCTACAGGAAAGAGGTGGTGGGGAtggtggatgataaggtgtgtAAAAAGTGCCCCCCTCAAAGCCTTAGACTGTTGGAGGAGGAGTGCCTCAAATATAACACCATAGTCATTAAAGGGGTACGCATTTTGGACGTTAACGTGTTGGCTCCACTAATGGAGGATCCATCCTTGGATTTGAAGGTGATACACCTGGTCAGAGACCCACGGGCAGTGGCCAACTCCAGAATCAAATCCAGACATGGCCTGATAAGGGAGAACTTACAGGTGGTCCGCAGCAGGGACCCTAAACTTCGCCGGATACCTTTCGTGGATCCTGGTCACAAAGCCAACAAGAAAGATGGCTCAGACTACCACTCCATAGGAGCCATGGAGGTGATCTGTGACCGCACCTCCAGGACGTTGAGGACTGCCTTAAACCCACCCAGCTGGCTGAAGGGGAAGTACATGGCCGTGCGGTATGAGGACCTGGTCGAGAACCCAGTCAAGACCTTGCGGAACATCTACCGCTTCGCCAACCTGACCACCAACCACGACATCGAGTCGTTTGCGCTGAACATGACCAGTGGTTCCAGCTCCTCCTCTAAGCCATTCATAGTGTCGTCCAGGAATGCCACACAAGCTGCTAGTGCATGGAGAACAGTGCTCAGCATTCAACAGATCAAACAAGTGGAGGACTACTGCCACCATGCCATGTCTGTGCTGGGGTATGAAAGAGTGAGAACAGCCGGGGAGGCGAAGGACTTGAGCAAATCACTACTGACACACTCCAAACTGTGA